From Halobacillus sp. Marseille-Q1614, the proteins below share one genomic window:
- the mdh gene encoding malate dehydrogenase, with the protein MSFKRNKFAVIGAGFTGTTAALMIAQKELGDVVLVDIPDMEKPTKGKALDMLESTPVQKVDSTITGTSNYEDIADANLVIITAGIPRKPGMSRDELVSTNAKIMADVAENIKKYAPNSYILVLSNPVDAMTYVCYKTTGFPKNRVIGQSGVLDTARFNTFVSQELGVSVEDVSGFVLGGHGDTMVPLVRYSYAGGIPLEKLLSEEKIHAIVERTRKGGGEIVSLLGKGSAYYAPAAALVEMMEAIVKDKKRILPSIAYLEGEYGYQDIYLGVPTILGGEGIESIIELPLSKEEQQALDKSADSVKEVMKLL; encoded by the coding sequence ATGTCCTTTAAACGAAATAAATTTGCCGTAATTGGCGCAGGATTCACTGGAACTACGGCCGCCCTCATGATCGCCCAAAAGGAGCTCGGCGATGTCGTTCTTGTGGACATCCCCGACATGGAGAAGCCGACGAAAGGAAAAGCGCTCGACATGCTGGAATCTACCCCTGTTCAAAAAGTAGATTCCACTATTACTGGAACATCTAATTACGAAGATATCGCTGATGCAAACCTAGTAATTATTACAGCAGGCATTCCTAGGAAACCAGGTATGAGTCGTGATGAACTCGTTTCCACTAACGCAAAAATTATGGCAGACGTCGCTGAAAACATAAAAAAATACGCCCCCAACAGTTATATCTTAGTTCTCAGTAATCCCGTGGACGCAATGACCTATGTGTGTTATAAAACTACAGGCTTCCCGAAAAACCGTGTAATTGGACAGTCCGGCGTCCTCGATACCGCAAGATTTAACACTTTCGTTTCTCAGGAGCTGGGGGTTTCTGTAGAAGATGTATCAGGCTTTGTATTAGGCGGCCACGGAGATACGATGGTTCCCCTCGTCCGTTATTCTTATGCAGGAGGAATTCCACTAGAAAAACTGCTCTCTGAAGAAAAGATACATGCCATAGTAGAAAGAACACGGAAGGGCGGTGGGGAAATTGTCAGCCTTTTGGGCAAAGGAAGCGCCTACTATGCACCAGCAGCTGCTCTCGTCGAAATGATGGAAGCGATTGTGAAAGATAAAAAGCGTATTCTTCCTTCAATAGCGTATTTGGAAGGAGAATATGGATATCAGGATATTTATTTAGGAGTTCCCACGATCTTAGGGGGAGAAGGAATAGAGAGTATTATCGAACTGCCGCTTAGTAAAGAAGAACAGCAAGCATTAGACAAATCAGCGGACTCCGTAAAAGAAGTAATGAAGCTGCTTTAA
- the bglX gene encoding beta-glucosidase BglX, which yields MTDHQLKELLDQMTLEEKTGQLVQLATPFFEGASDRGQITGPMQDMGISDEDIKKAGSVLGASGASEIKNIQKKHLENHRLSIPLLIMSDIVHGFKTIFPVPLAIGCSWDVELAEQSSAIAAKEAAVSGVHVSFAPMVDLSRDPRWGRVMESTGEDPFLNSTFARAFVRGFQGNLESDNYKVAACVKHFAAYGAPEGGRDYNTVDMSEWMLRESYLPAYKAALDEGCEMVMTAFNILNGIPSTGNKALMRDLLREEWGFDGVLISDWGAVKELLPHGVAANEKEAAEQALKAGVDIEMMTSCYVNHISELIEEGKLTEDLVDEAVLRILTLKKKLGLFENPYRDADEEAEKEFILSAEHRAAARNLASKSIVLLKNEDVLPLKKEKIALIGPFSNSTDILGPWSWAGAPEDTITLDQGMKNHVTEDQLLISNGCEIETGTEEQLQEAVEKAKQADTIVLAIGEHSDMSGEAGSRAEITIPKVQVDLLKKIKALGKPVVAVLFNGRPLDVKEIIENADAVVEAWYPGTEGGNALADILFGEVNPSAKLSMSFPYSIGQVPVYYNNYNTGRPKDAPDAQVRYVSQYLDNPNEALFPFGYGLSYSNFEYSEPVLSSETITKEEPLRVRLNVKNTSDTAGEETVQLYVRDLVGQVVRPLKELKDFKKIYLEARETRQIEFTISEEQLRYHHADMEYKSDAGEFEVFVGGNSRDVQSKKFNLSD from the coding sequence ATGACCGATCATCAATTAAAAGAATTACTAGATCAAATGACGCTGGAAGAAAAAACAGGACAGCTCGTTCAATTAGCTACACCTTTTTTTGAAGGCGCTTCCGATCGCGGACAAATTACGGGTCCAATGCAGGATATGGGGATTAGTGATGAAGATATAAAAAAAGCAGGTTCTGTATTAGGAGCTTCAGGAGCTTCTGAAATTAAAAACATTCAAAAAAAGCATTTGGAAAATCATCGGCTGAGTATTCCTCTTTTAATCATGTCCGACATCGTCCATGGCTTTAAAACCATTTTCCCTGTCCCCTTAGCGATCGGATGTTCATGGGATGTGGAACTTGCTGAACAAAGCTCAGCCATCGCAGCCAAAGAGGCAGCCGTTTCAGGGGTACATGTTTCCTTTGCACCTATGGTTGATTTGTCACGTGATCCACGGTGGGGACGTGTAATGGAATCAACAGGCGAAGATCCTTTTTTAAATAGTACGTTTGCCCGCGCCTTTGTTCGAGGGTTTCAAGGAAATTTAGAGAGCGACAACTATAAAGTAGCTGCCTGCGTCAAACACTTTGCAGCCTATGGGGCACCTGAAGGTGGAAGAGATTACAATACGGTCGACATGTCTGAATGGATGCTGCGTGAATCCTATCTGCCGGCGTATAAAGCAGCATTGGACGAAGGCTGTGAAATGGTAATGACGGCATTTAATATTTTAAACGGTATCCCTTCTACCGGAAACAAAGCATTAATGCGTGACCTTTTACGGGAAGAATGGGGATTTGACGGTGTGTTGATCTCCGATTGGGGTGCTGTCAAAGAACTGCTTCCTCACGGCGTCGCAGCCAATGAAAAAGAAGCAGCCGAGCAAGCTTTAAAAGCCGGAGTCGATATTGAAATGATGACCTCCTGCTACGTGAATCATATCAGTGAGCTGATTGAGGAAGGAAAGCTGACCGAAGATTTAGTAGACGAAGCCGTCTTAAGAATTCTTACATTGAAGAAAAAATTAGGATTATTTGAGAATCCATATCGTGACGCAGATGAAGAAGCAGAAAAAGAATTTATTCTATCTGCTGAGCACCGAGCGGCCGCCAGAAATCTTGCCTCAAAATCTATCGTTCTCTTGAAAAACGAAGACGTTCTGCCTCTGAAAAAAGAAAAAATCGCACTGATCGGCCCTTTTTCCAACAGTACCGATATTTTAGGTCCATGGTCTTGGGCAGGAGCTCCGGAAGATACCATTACACTAGATCAAGGCATGAAAAATCACGTGACTGAAGATCAGTTACTGATATCTAATGGTTGTGAGATTGAAACAGGAACAGAAGAACAGCTACAAGAAGCTGTTGAGAAAGCGAAGCAGGCGGATACGATCGTCCTCGCAATTGGCGAACATTCTGATATGAGCGGAGAAGCCGGATCTCGTGCGGAAATCACGATTCCTAAAGTCCAGGTTGATTTATTGAAAAAAATCAAAGCACTGGGTAAACCAGTAGTCGCTGTCTTATTTAATGGACGCCCGCTTGACGTAAAAGAAATTATCGAAAACGCAGACGCCGTCGTCGAAGCATGGTATCCGGGAACTGAAGGAGGAAACGCACTCGCTGATATTTTATTTGGAGAAGTTAATCCTTCAGCAAAGCTATCCATGTCATTCCCATATTCAATAGGACAAGTTCCTGTCTACTACAACAACTACAATACCGGTCGTCCAAAAGACGCTCCTGATGCTCAAGTACGATATGTCTCCCAGTACTTGGATAATCCAAACGAAGCCTTGTTCCCATTCGGATACGGCCTCAGCTACAGCAATTTTGAATATAGCGAACCTGTACTGTCATCTGAGACAATAACAAAAGAGGAGCCATTAAGGGTAAGGCTTAATGTAAAAAACACGAGCGATACAGCCGGTGAGGAAACCGTGCAGCTTTATGTAAGAGACCTTGTAGGACAAGTCGTACGCCCGCTGAAGGAATTGAAAGACTTTAAGAAAATCTATCTTGAAGCCCGAGAAACACGTCAAATAGAATTCACAATTAGTGAAGAGCAATTACGCTACCATCATGCGGATATGGAGTACAAGAGTGACGCTGGCGAATTTGAAGTGTTCGTCGGAGGAAACAGTCGAGATGTCCAATCGAAGAAATTTAATTTATCAGACTAA
- a CDS encoding sugar ABC transporter substrate-binding protein — protein MKTKLFAFLAVVLLAGMLAACSNDSSSSEGDNETVTVWAMGEEGKKLKEFSKGFEEDNPDLKVDVQAIPWDTAHDKLLTAVASGNGPDVVQLGTTWVPEFAEAGALLDLSEYTEDYPSFAKENYFEGSVSTMEYEDQIVGIPWYVDTRVLYYRTDLLKEAGYEEAPKTWDELKDAASTLADRGEGSFGLDIDRNDQITPFIFAWQNGYEANLEEKQLNFESPEFKEAIEYYTSYFEEGISQKQKGVDIVQGFKEGTKPMFFSGPWMINIINDQAPDIEGKWATAVMPEKETNTSSMGGANLSIFESSDNVEGALKYISYLTEVDTQMEWLEESNTLPSRTEAWEEDVMTEDPMYATFGKQLEDTKPGLQTPQFERIAQEFLGSIERIVEGGADIDEELEQFNQKANELIEE, from the coding sequence ATGAAAACGAAATTGTTTGCCTTTCTGGCCGTCGTGTTATTAGCGGGTATGTTAGCAGCTTGTTCAAATGATTCATCTTCAAGTGAAGGTGATAATGAAACCGTCACCGTGTGGGCGATGGGTGAAGAAGGAAAGAAGCTTAAGGAATTCAGTAAAGGATTTGAAGAAGATAATCCGGATCTTAAAGTTGATGTTCAAGCGATTCCATGGGATACAGCTCACGATAAATTATTGACAGCTGTAGCTTCAGGTAATGGACCAGACGTTGTCCAGCTGGGGACAACATGGGTGCCTGAGTTTGCGGAGGCTGGAGCACTTCTTGATCTATCTGAATACACGGAAGACTATCCGTCTTTTGCAAAGGAAAACTATTTTGAAGGTTCCGTTTCTACTATGGAATATGAAGATCAAATTGTAGGAATTCCTTGGTATGTAGATACACGAGTGCTTTACTACCGGACGGATTTGTTAAAAGAAGCAGGGTATGAAGAAGCTCCGAAAACGTGGGACGAGCTTAAAGATGCGGCAAGCACTTTAGCGGACCGCGGGGAAGGTTCTTTTGGACTCGATATTGACCGAAACGACCAGATCACTCCATTTATTTTTGCCTGGCAGAATGGCTATGAAGCCAACCTTGAAGAAAAACAGCTGAATTTTGAGTCGCCGGAATTCAAAGAAGCGATTGAGTATTACACAAGCTATTTTGAGGAAGGAATCAGCCAGAAACAGAAAGGTGTCGATATCGTACAAGGATTTAAAGAAGGTACGAAGCCAATGTTCTTCAGCGGCCCGTGGATGATCAATATTATTAATGATCAGGCTCCCGATATTGAAGGGAAATGGGCAACAGCTGTCATGCCTGAGAAAGAAACGAATACTTCCAGCATGGGCGGTGCCAACCTGTCTATTTTCGAATCATCTGATAATGTCGAGGGTGCTTTAAAATACATCTCTTATCTGACAGAAGTAGATACTCAGATGGAATGGCTGGAAGAATCTAATACCCTTCCTTCCCGTACAGAAGCATGGGAAGAGGATGTTATGACCGAAGACCCAATGTATGCAACGTTTGGTAAACAGCTTGAAGATACAAAGCCTGGATTGCAGACACCTCAATTTGAACGTATTGCTCAAGAATTTTTAGGATCGATTGAGCGCATTGTTGAAGGCGGGGCAGATATTGATGAAGAGTTGGAACAGTTCAATCAAAAAGCCAATGAGCTTATTGAAGAATAA